One genomic region from Rosa rugosa chromosome 1, drRosRugo1.1, whole genome shotgun sequence encodes:
- the LOC133724502 gene encoding cytochrome P450 81Q32-like yields MEDFFFYTSLSIIVCVFISLNLFGRRRYPNLPPSPSLSLPILGHLHLLKPPIHRTFHRLTQKHGPIFSLWFGSRRVVIISSSSAVQECFTKNDIVLANRPPTLLSKHFAYNQTAMASAPYGDHWRNVRRIGTVEVLSSGRLNSFSDIRKDEVKHLLRKLSRHAEEEEGRFVKVELRSMLFDLTFNNIMTMVAGKRYVGDHVANKEEGKEFIEIMNEAFSYSGGTNPGEFMPFLRWFGGNGYEMKLKKLGKRADLFLQRLIDEHRNKSASESKNTMIDNLLSQQESQPEYYTDEIIKGLILNLLLAGTDTSAVTLEWAMSGLLNHPDTLDKARAELDAQLGQERLVDEQDISKLPYIQSIISETLRLYPAAPMLLPHFASDDCVVGGFDIPRDTLILVNAWAIHRDPKLWDDPKSFKPERFEIGSKDEAHTYMPFGMGRRACPGVGLAQREVGLTLASLIQCFEWKRVSKEEVDMTEGTGLTMPKLVPLEAMYKPRSFFNKVFH; encoded by the exons ATGGAAGACTTCTTCTTCTACACATCTCTCTCCATCATCGTATGCGTGTTCATCTCTCTAAATCTGTTTGGACGGCGTCGTTACCCCAACCTCCCTCCAAGCCCTTCCTTATCTCTTCCGATACTCGGCCACCTCCACCTTCTTAAACCCCCAATCCACCGCACCTTCCACCGCCTCACGCAGAAACACGGCCCCATCTTCTCCCTCTGGTTCGGCTCCCGCCGTGTCGTCATTATCTCCTCCTCCTCGGCCGTGCAAGAATGCTTCACCAAAAACGACATCGTGTTGGCAAACCGTCCCCCCACGCTTTTAAGCAAGCACTTTGCATACAATCAAACCGCCATGGCGAGCGCCCCCTACGGCGATCACTGGCGCAACGTTCGCCGTATCGGCACCGTCGAGGTCTTGTCCTCCGGCCGGCTCAACTCATTCTCCGACATCAGAAAAGACGAAGTCAAGCATTTGCTGCGCAAGCTTTCCCGacatgcagaagaagaagaaggtcgtTTCGTGAAAGTGGAGCTGAGGTCTATGTTGTTTGACCTGACCTTCAACAACATAATGACCATGGTGGCGGGGAAGAGGTATGTCGGGGACCATGTTGCGAACAAGGAAGAGGGGAAGGAGTTCATTGAGATCATGAATGAGGCTTTTTCGTACAGTGGGGGGACCAACCCCGGAGAATTCATGCCCTTTTTGAGATGGTTTGGCGGTAATGGTTATGAGATGAAGTTGAAGAAGTTGGGCAAGAGAGCAGATTTGTTCTTGCAACGTCTAATTGATGAGCACCGAAACAAGAGTGCTTCGGAGAGTAAAAATACCATGATCGACAATTTGCTTTCTCAGCAGGAGTCACAACCTGAGTATTATACTGATGAGATTATCAAAGGACTTATACTG AATCTATTATTGGCTGGCACTGATACATCGGCAGTGACATTAGAATGGGCCATGTCTGGTTTGCTAAACCATCCGGATACGTTAGATAAGGCTAGAGCTGAACTGGATGCTCAACTTGGTCAAGAACGCTTAGTAGACGAACAAGACATTTCTAAGCTTCCCTACATACAAAGTATTATCTCCGAGACTCTTAGATTGTATCCAGCGGCACCAATGCTATTACCACATTTTGCATCAGATGATTGCGTTGTAGGTGGATTTGATATACCACGTGACACATTGATATTGGTCAATGCATGGGCCATACATAGAGACCCGAAGTTGTGGGATGATCCAAAAAGCTTCAAACCTGAGAGGTTTGAAATCGGCAGTAAGGACGAGGCACACACATATATGCCATTTGGAATGGGAAGAAGGGCATGCCCCGGAGTAGGATTGGCCCAACGTGAGGTAGGCTTGACTTTGGCTTCATTGATTCAATGCTTTGAGTGGAAGAGGGTCAGTAAGGAGGAGGTTGATATGACTGAAGGCACAGGACTCACCATGCCTAAACTGGTGCCATTGGAGGCCATGTACAAACCACGCTCATTTTTTAACAAGGTTTTCCATTGA